In Desmodus rotundus isolate HL8 unplaced genomic scaffold, HLdesRot8A.1 manual_scaffold_544, whole genome shotgun sequence, a genomic segment contains:
- the PYGO2 gene encoding pygopus homolog 2 isoform X1, translating into MAASAPPPPDKLEGGGGPAPPPAPPSTGRKQGKAGLQMKSPEKKRRKSNTQGPAYSHLTEFAPPPTPMVDHLVASNPFEDDFGAPKVGGAAPPFLGSPVPFGGFRVQGGMAGQVPPGYGSGGGGGPQPLRRQPPAFPPNPMGPAFNMPPQGPGYPPPGNMNFSSQPFNQPLGQNFSPPGGQMMPGPVGGFGPMISPTMGQPPRGELGPPSLPQRFAQPGAPFGPSLQRPGQGLPSLPPNTSPFSGPDSGFPGTGGEDGGKPLNPPAPTAFPQEPHSGSPAAAVNGNQPSFPPNSSGRGGGTPDANSLAPPGKAGGGSGPQPPPGLVYPCGACRSEVNDDQDAILCEASCQKWFHRECTGMTESAYGLLTTEASAVWACDLCLKTKEIQSVYIREGMGQLVAANDG; encoded by the exons ATGGCCGCCTCGGCGCCGCCCCCACCGGACAAGCTGGAGGGAGGTGGCGGCCCCGCACCGCCCCCTGCGCCGCCCAGCACCGGGAGGAAGCAGGGCAAGGCCG GTTTGCAAATGAAGAGCCCAGAAAAGAAGCGAAGGAAGTCAAATACTCAG GGCCCTGCATACTCACACCTGACGGAGTTTGCGCCACCCCCGACTCCTATGGTGGATCACCTGGTTGCATCCAACCCTTTTGAGGATGACTTCGGAGCCCCTAAGGTGGGGGGCGCGGCCCCTCCATTCCTCGGCAGTCCTGTCCCCTTTGGAGGCTTCCGTGTACAGGGCGGCATGGCAGGCCAAGTACCCCCAGGCTACGGtagtggaggtggagggggtcCCCAGCCTCTTCGTCGACAGCCCCCCGCTTTCCCTCCTAACCCTATGGGCCCTGCTTTCAACATGCCCCCACAAGGCCCTGGCTACCCACCCCCAGGCAACATGAACTTTTCTAGCCAACCCTTCAACCAGCCTCTGGGTCAAAACTTTAGCCCTCCTGGTGGGCAGATGATGCCAGGACCGGTTGGGGGGTTTGGTCCCATGATCTCACCCACCATGGGACAACCTCCCAGAGGGGAGCTGGGCcctccttctctgccccagcGCTTTGCCCAGCCAGGGGCACCTTTTGGCCCTTCTCTTCAGAGACCTGGTCAGGGgctccccagcctgccccccaacACAAGTCCCTTTTCTGGTCCGGACTCTGGCTTTCCTGGCACTGGTGGTGAGGATGGCGGGAAGCCCTTGAATCCACCTGCTCCCACTGCTTTTCCTCAGGAGCCCCACTcaggctctcctgctgctgctgttaaTGGGAATCAGCCCAGTTTCCCCCCGAACAGCAGTGGGCGAGGTGGGGGCACTCCAGATGCCAACAGTCTGGCACCCCCTGGCAAGGCAGGTGGGGGCTCAGggccccagcctcctccaggCCTGGTGTATCCATGTGGCGCCTGTCGGAGTGAGGTGAACGACGACCAGGATGCCATACTGTGTGAGGCGTCCTGCCAGAAGTGGTTCCACCGAGAGTGCACGGGCATGACCGAGAGCGCCTACGGGCTGCTGACCACTGAAGCTTCTGCAGTCTGGGCCTGCGATCTTTGCCTCAAGACCAAGGAGATCCAGTCTGTCTACATCCGCGAGGgcatggggcagctggtggctgCCAACGATGGGTGA
- the PYGO2 gene encoding pygopus homolog 2 isoform X2 — MKSPEKKRRKSNTQGPAYSHLTEFAPPPTPMVDHLVASNPFEDDFGAPKVGGAAPPFLGSPVPFGGFRVQGGMAGQVPPGYGSGGGGGPQPLRRQPPAFPPNPMGPAFNMPPQGPGYPPPGNMNFSSQPFNQPLGQNFSPPGGQMMPGPVGGFGPMISPTMGQPPRGELGPPSLPQRFAQPGAPFGPSLQRPGQGLPSLPPNTSPFSGPDSGFPGTGGEDGGKPLNPPAPTAFPQEPHSGSPAAAVNGNQPSFPPNSSGRGGGTPDANSLAPPGKAGGGSGPQPPPGLVYPCGACRSEVNDDQDAILCEASCQKWFHRECTGMTESAYGLLTTEASAVWACDLCLKTKEIQSVYIREGMGQLVAANDG, encoded by the exons ATGAAGAGCCCAGAAAAGAAGCGAAGGAAGTCAAATACTCAG GGCCCTGCATACTCACACCTGACGGAGTTTGCGCCACCCCCGACTCCTATGGTGGATCACCTGGTTGCATCCAACCCTTTTGAGGATGACTTCGGAGCCCCTAAGGTGGGGGGCGCGGCCCCTCCATTCCTCGGCAGTCCTGTCCCCTTTGGAGGCTTCCGTGTACAGGGCGGCATGGCAGGCCAAGTACCCCCAGGCTACGGtagtggaggtggagggggtcCCCAGCCTCTTCGTCGACAGCCCCCCGCTTTCCCTCCTAACCCTATGGGCCCTGCTTTCAACATGCCCCCACAAGGCCCTGGCTACCCACCCCCAGGCAACATGAACTTTTCTAGCCAACCCTTCAACCAGCCTCTGGGTCAAAACTTTAGCCCTCCTGGTGGGCAGATGATGCCAGGACCGGTTGGGGGGTTTGGTCCCATGATCTCACCCACCATGGGACAACCTCCCAGAGGGGAGCTGGGCcctccttctctgccccagcGCTTTGCCCAGCCAGGGGCACCTTTTGGCCCTTCTCTTCAGAGACCTGGTCAGGGgctccccagcctgccccccaacACAAGTCCCTTTTCTGGTCCGGACTCTGGCTTTCCTGGCACTGGTGGTGAGGATGGCGGGAAGCCCTTGAATCCACCTGCTCCCACTGCTTTTCCTCAGGAGCCCCACTcaggctctcctgctgctgctgttaaTGGGAATCAGCCCAGTTTCCCCCCGAACAGCAGTGGGCGAGGTGGGGGCACTCCAGATGCCAACAGTCTGGCACCCCCTGGCAAGGCAGGTGGGGGCTCAGggccccagcctcctccaggCCTGGTGTATCCATGTGGCGCCTGTCGGAGTGAGGTGAACGACGACCAGGATGCCATACTGTGTGAGGCGTCCTGCCAGAAGTGGTTCCACCGAGAGTGCACGGGCATGACCGAGAGCGCCTACGGGCTGCTGACCACTGAAGCTTCTGCAGTCTGGGCCTGCGATCTTTGCCTCAAGACCAAGGAGATCCAGTCTGTCTACATCCGCGAGGgcatggggcagctggtggctgCCAACGATGGGTGA